In the Blautia coccoides genome, AAGTAATTATAGGAGGGAAAATTCATGGCTAAAACAGCAATGAAATTAAAACAGCAGCGCAAACAGAAATTCTCTTCAAGAGAATATAATCGTTGCAGAATTTGTGGCCGTCCACATGCTTACTTGAGAAAATACGGAATCTGCAGAATCTGCTTCCG is a window encoding:
- a CDS encoding type Z 30S ribosomal protein S14, which produces MAKTAMKLKQQRKQKFSSREYNRCRICGRPHAYLRKYGICRICFRELAYKGQIPGVKKASW